One stretch of Parafrankia irregularis DNA includes these proteins:
- a CDS encoding GAF domain-containing sensor histidine kinase, with protein sequence MDPWLEGACGDNSPGDDTDGGLLETPRLLGIRRLRELLDGREAGEMIDSEKLLDAPAPLPVPDSFGEAPPTRTGRLELDELMAQLVERAHEVMTTQGRLRSLLRAHRAVAADLSLEVVLRRIAEAACELVDARYGALGVIARDGRMEQFIHVGMDADLVRRIGHLPRGEGVLGLLTADPRPVRLDDIAAHDHAVGFPPGHPPMRTFLGVPIKVRSEVFGNLYLTEKRGGRRFTAQDEELVLALAASAGVAIENARLFGAAQRRQQWLQASADIMRHLLADGAEPLALIVGRAREVADADLACVLLADEVTGELLIEAADGLAADILVGQVVPTEATLAGRSVADGRPVLVDDAALEPGSSGLGTVDIGPIMVIPLVGTQTRLGAVVLARETGGRPFADTDLDMAATFAGHVQVALGLATSRANRDRLLVLEDRDRIARDLHDHVMQRLYAVALGLQGMAAAEDRAPAAGRLSTYVDDLDATIREIRSTVFELRGRRSSGGAGVRARLVEIVEEVGEALGFSPRLRVDGPLDSVLSGKTVDHLLAVARESLSNVARHARASRAELSVTVGQGWLRAEVTDDGVGLGDTSRRSGLDNLRSRAEELGGTFEIAAGPSGGTRLRWAVPLR encoded by the coding sequence ATGGACCCGTGGCTCGAGGGCGCCTGTGGTGATAACAGCCCTGGCGACGACACCGACGGCGGGTTGCTGGAGACACCGCGGCTGCTGGGGATTCGACGACTCCGGGAGCTGCTGGACGGGCGGGAGGCCGGGGAGATGATCGACAGTGAGAAGCTCCTGGACGCCCCGGCTCCGCTCCCGGTCCCGGACTCGTTCGGCGAGGCCCCGCCCACCCGGACTGGCCGCCTTGAGCTGGACGAGCTGATGGCCCAGCTGGTCGAGCGGGCCCACGAGGTGATGACCACCCAGGGCCGGCTGCGCAGCCTGCTGCGGGCCCATCGTGCGGTCGCCGCCGACCTGAGCCTGGAGGTCGTGCTCCGCCGGATCGCCGAGGCGGCCTGCGAGCTTGTCGACGCCCGCTACGGAGCCCTCGGAGTGATCGCCCGGGACGGGCGGATGGAGCAGTTCATCCACGTCGGAATGGACGCCGACCTGGTTCGCAGGATCGGCCACCTGCCGCGCGGGGAGGGCGTGCTCGGCCTGCTGACCGCCGACCCCCGGCCCGTCCGCCTCGACGACATCGCCGCGCACGACCACGCGGTCGGGTTCCCGCCGGGGCATCCGCCGATGCGGACCTTCCTCGGCGTGCCGATCAAGGTGCGCAGCGAGGTCTTCGGCAACCTCTACCTCACCGAGAAGCGCGGCGGGCGGCGGTTCACCGCGCAGGACGAGGAGCTGGTCCTCGCCCTTGCCGCCAGCGCCGGTGTCGCGATCGAGAACGCGCGGCTGTTCGGCGCGGCGCAGCGGCGCCAGCAGTGGCTGCAGGCGTCCGCCGACATCATGCGCCACCTGCTGGCGGACGGCGCCGAGCCGCTGGCGCTGATCGTCGGGCGCGCCCGGGAGGTCGCCGACGCCGACCTGGCCTGCGTGCTGCTGGCGGACGAGGTCACCGGAGAACTGCTGATCGAGGCCGCCGACGGCCTCGCCGCGGACATCCTGGTCGGCCAGGTCGTTCCGACCGAGGCGACGCTGGCCGGCAGGTCGGTCGCCGACGGCCGGCCCGTGCTCGTCGACGACGCCGCCCTGGAGCCGGGCAGCTCCGGGCTCGGCACGGTCGACATCGGGCCGATCATGGTCATCCCGCTGGTGGGCACGCAGACGCGGCTGGGCGCGGTGGTCCTGGCGCGGGAGACCGGTGGCCGGCCGTTCGCCGACACCGACCTCGACATGGCGGCGACGTTCGCCGGGCACGTCCAGGTGGCGCTCGGCCTGGCCACCTCCCGTGCCAACCGGGACCGGCTGCTCGTCCTGGAGGACCGCGACCGCATCGCCCGCGACCTGCACGACCATGTCATGCAGCGGCTGTACGCGGTCGCGCTCGGCCTGCAGGGCATGGCCGCGGCCGAGGACCGCGCGCCGGCGGCGGGCCGGCTCAGCACCTACGTCGACGACCTCGACGCGACCATCCGCGAGATCCGTTCGACGGTGTTCGAGCTGCGGGGGAGGCGGTCCAGCGGCGGGGCGGGAGTGCGCGCCCGGCTGGTCGAGATCGTGGAGGAGGTCGGCGAGGCCCTCGGGTTCAGCCCCCGGCTGCGCGTCGACGGACCACTCGACTCCGTGCTGTCGGGCAAGACCGTCGACCACCTGCTGGCCGTCGCGCGCGAGAGCCTGTCCAACGTGGCCCGGCACGCACGCGCGAGCCGGGCTGAGCTGTCGGTGACGGTCGGGCAGGGCTGGCTGCGCGCCGAGGTCACCGACGACGGGGTCGGCCTGGGGGACACCAGCCGGCGCAGCGGCCTGGACAACCTCCGCAGCCGCGCGGAGGAGCTGGGCGGAACGTTCGAAATCGCCGCCGGCCCGTCCGGGGGCACCCGGCTGCGCTGGGCGGTTCCGCTGCGCTGA
- a CDS encoding NUDIX hydrolase, with protein MYPTRSLCHPVDLRLMVVVAGTVFLIMSGTSEGSPTPEWRLPAASLRLGEPARETALRLAADAAAPLADEAALTLAHTAHHRIGGEERMTLYFLLDCTAKVATATTTTATTTTTAREPAGRPGQACWRSLIDLPAGLDRLDDAVLVAWQHGEAYSEPGWHPVRPPSPSSLSPLEELRAH; from the coding sequence TTGTACCCCACGCGGTCGCTGTGCCATCCCGTCGACCTGCGGCTGATGGTGGTCGTCGCCGGCACCGTTTTCCTGATCATGTCAGGCACCTCGGAAGGCTCACCCACGCCGGAGTGGCGGCTGCCCGCGGCCTCACTGCGGCTCGGCGAGCCGGCCCGGGAGACGGCGCTGCGGCTGGCGGCCGACGCGGCCGCACCGCTGGCCGACGAGGCGGCGCTCACCCTGGCGCACACGGCGCACCACCGGATCGGAGGTGAGGAGCGGATGACCCTCTACTTCCTGCTGGACTGCACAGCGAAGGTGGCGACGGCGACGACGACGACGGCGACGACGACGACGACGGCGCGGGAGCCGGCAGGACGGCCGGGGCAGGCGTGCTGGCGGTCCCTCATCGACCTCCCCGCGGGGCTGGACAGGTTGGACGATGCCGTCCTTGTCGCCTGGCAACATGGCGAGGCCTATTCCGAGCCGGGCTGGCACCCCGTCCGGCCGCCGTCACCCAGCAGCCTTTCACCGCTTGAGGAGCTCCGTGCCCACTGA
- a CDS encoding FDXHR family putative zinc-binding protein, with protein MRGRDIDYDRPTLIGCGRCDVRWTALTAAHCPTCHETFVGSEGFDAHRDDGHCVPPVDAGLCADGGYWRRDDERAPGRLLTLPRQITTDPVVRPA; from the coding sequence TTGCGCGGCCGCGACATCGACTATGACCGTCCGACACTCATCGGATGCGGTCGCTGCGATGTGCGTTGGACGGCGCTGACCGCTGCGCACTGCCCAACCTGCCACGAGACCTTTGTGGGAAGCGAAGGGTTTGACGCGCACCGCGACGACGGTCACTGCGTGCCGCCCGTCGACGCCGGGCTGTGCGCGGACGGCGGCTACTGGCGCCGCGACGACGAACGGGCCCCGGGGCGGCTGCTGACCCTCCCGCGCCAGATCACCACCGACCCGGTCGTCCGTCCCGCCTGA
- a CDS encoding helix-turn-helix transcriptional regulator, translated as MRSSRLMALLLHLQAHGGATAADLAARFEVSVRTVRRDVAALAQAGVPVWSEPGPRGGIRLVEGWRTRLDGLTGDEASALLLAGAGGDALAGLGLDAVAAAARGKVLATLPPQLRVRAGQVGERFHLDAPGWFTDAEPVPCLAAVAAAVWAGHRLDIRYGRPHRQDGADGADGTARPGRADRPVQRRIEPLGLVLKAGVWYLAAGQDGDSQDGDIRSYRVDRIVAAEPVPGPRASFTRPADFQLDRWWAASKEDFVRSLHSWPARLALTALGERILAGVLDPLVARRALATAGAPDADGWRELDVWFEGPEVAESQLWALGPHVRVVAPPSLRAALAGSARRIAAINA; from the coding sequence GTGCGTTCCAGCCGCCTGATGGCCCTCCTGCTGCATCTCCAGGCCCACGGCGGGGCCACCGCCGCCGATCTCGCCGCCCGGTTCGAGGTGTCCGTCCGCACCGTGCGGCGTGATGTCGCCGCGCTCGCCCAGGCGGGCGTGCCGGTGTGGTCCGAGCCGGGGCCGCGCGGCGGGATCCGCCTGGTGGAGGGGTGGCGGACCCGGCTGGACGGGCTGACCGGCGACGAGGCGTCCGCGCTGCTGCTGGCGGGGGCCGGCGGCGACGCGCTCGCCGGCCTCGGGCTGGACGCCGTCGCCGCCGCCGCGCGGGGCAAGGTGCTGGCGACCCTGCCCCCGCAGCTGCGCGTCCGGGCCGGGCAGGTCGGCGAACGGTTCCACCTGGACGCGCCGGGCTGGTTCACCGACGCGGAGCCGGTGCCGTGCCTGGCCGCCGTCGCCGCGGCGGTCTGGGCCGGGCACCGCCTCGACATCCGGTACGGCCGGCCGCACAGGCAGGACGGAGCGGACGGAGCGGACGGAACGGCGCGGCCGGGCAGGGCGGACCGGCCGGTTCAGCGCCGGATCGAGCCGCTGGGGCTGGTCCTGAAAGCGGGGGTCTGGTACCTGGCCGCGGGCCAGGACGGTGACAGCCAGGACGGTGACATCCGTAGCTACCGCGTCGACAGGATCGTCGCGGCGGAACCGGTGCCGGGGCCGCGGGCGAGCTTCACCCGGCCCGCGGACTTCCAGCTGGACCGCTGGTGGGCCGCCTCGAAGGAGGACTTCGTCCGGTCCCTGCACAGCTGGCCGGCGCGCCTGGCGCTCACCGCGCTCGGGGAGCGGATCCTCGCCGGAGTGCTGGACCCGCTCGTCGCACGGCGGGCCCTGGCCACGGCCGGCGCGCCCGACGCCGACGGCTGGCGCGAGCTGGACGTGTGGTTCGAGGGCCCGGAAGTCGCCGAGTCGCAGCTGTGGGCGCTGGGCCCGCACGTTCGGGTCGTCGCCCCGCCATCCCTGCGGGCCGCGCTCGCGGGCTCCGCCCGGCGCATCGCGGCGATCAACGCCTGA
- a CDS encoding pyridoxamine 5'-phosphate oxidase family protein — protein sequence MTVSWNEFETAEPDFGRAVRERFAAYRHHVLATVRADGSPRVSGIETSFLLGELWLGGMPGARKSADLIREPRFALHANPGPGSDMADGDARVAGRAVPVTDPGTLRSFADEVKPPTPFDLFRVEVTEVVRISVAGDELIVESWHPDGRGLRVLRRGNDDAPAREE from the coding sequence ATGACTGTGAGCTGGAACGAGTTCGAGACGGCGGAGCCGGACTTCGGGCGGGCCGTACGCGAGCGGTTCGCCGCCTACCGCCACCATGTGCTGGCGACCGTGCGCGCGGACGGATCACCTCGGGTGAGCGGCATCGAGACGAGCTTTCTGCTGGGCGAGCTGTGGCTCGGCGGCATGCCGGGTGCGCGCAAGTCGGCGGATCTGATCCGGGAGCCCCGGTTCGCGCTGCACGCGAACCCTGGCCCGGGCTCCGACATGGCCGATGGTGATGCCCGGGTCGCCGGCCGGGCCGTGCCGGTCACCGACCCGGGCACACTGCGGAGCTTCGCGGACGAGGTGAAGCCGCCGACGCCGTTCGACCTGTTCCGGGTGGAGGTCACCGAGGTCGTCCGGATCTCGGTCGCCGGCGACGAGCTGATAGTCGAGAGCTGGCATCCCGACGGCCGTGGCCTGCGCGTTCTGCGCCGTGGTAACGACGACGCGCCGGCCCGGGAGGAATAG
- a CDS encoding thiolase family protein: MENAVIVDVVRTASGRGKPGGALSEIHPVELLAATLKALVTRNDIDPAIVDDVIAGCVSQAGEQTANIARNAVLSAGYPESVPGTTVDRQCGSSQQAMHFAAQGVIAGAYDVVVACGVESMSRVPMRFASVGRDPSGPGMRARYPEGLANQGVGAELIAAKWKLTREELDEFSARSHQRAAATAAAGGFDNEIIPFEAVAPDGSTFTHTVDQTVRPSTTAEGLAGLKPSFYTEQYAERFPQIGWHITPGNSSPLSDGASAALIMSESKASALGLRPRARFHSFALAGDDPLYMLTAPLPATQKILRRSDLSLDDIDAYEVNEAFASVPLFWAKELGADPAKLNPRGGAIALGHPLGGSGVKLMATMLNYLEATGGRYGLQTMCEGGGMANATIIERL; encoded by the coding sequence GTGGAAAACGCAGTGATCGTCGACGTCGTGCGCACCGCTTCGGGGCGAGGCAAGCCCGGCGGAGCGCTGTCCGAGATCCACCCCGTCGAGCTTCTCGCGGCGACCTTGAAGGCGCTGGTCACCCGGAACGACATCGACCCCGCGATCGTCGACGACGTGATCGCCGGCTGCGTCAGCCAGGCCGGGGAGCAGACGGCGAACATCGCCCGCAACGCGGTGCTCTCCGCCGGCTACCCCGAGTCGGTGCCGGGGACCACCGTCGACCGGCAGTGCGGCTCGAGCCAGCAGGCCATGCACTTCGCCGCGCAGGGCGTCATCGCCGGTGCCTACGACGTCGTCGTGGCCTGCGGCGTCGAGTCGATGAGCCGGGTCCCGATGCGCTTCGCCTCGGTGGGACGGGATCCGTCCGGGCCGGGCATGCGCGCGCGCTACCCCGAGGGCCTCGCCAACCAGGGCGTGGGCGCCGAGCTGATCGCGGCGAAGTGGAAACTGACCCGCGAGGAGCTCGACGAGTTCTCCGCCCGGTCGCATCAGCGAGCGGCGGCGACCGCCGCGGCCGGTGGCTTCGACAACGAGATCATCCCGTTCGAGGCGGTCGCCCCGGACGGCAGCACGTTCACCCACACCGTCGACCAGACCGTCCGCCCGTCGACCACGGCCGAGGGGCTCGCCGGGCTCAAGCCGTCGTTCTACACCGAGCAGTACGCCGAGCGCTTCCCGCAGATCGGCTGGCACATCACCCCGGGCAACTCCTCGCCGCTCAGCGACGGCGCGTCCGCCGCACTGATCATGAGCGAGTCGAAGGCGTCCGCGCTGGGCCTGCGGCCGCGGGCCCGCTTCCACTCGTTCGCGCTGGCCGGTGACGACCCGCTCTACATGCTGACCGCGCCGCTGCCGGCGACGCAGAAGATCCTCAGGCGCTCCGACCTGAGCCTGGACGACATCGACGCCTACGAGGTCAACGAGGCGTTCGCGTCCGTCCCGCTGTTCTGGGCGAAGGAGCTCGGCGCCGACCCGGCGAAGCTCAACCCGCGCGGTGGCGCGATCGCGCTGGGCCACCCGCTCGGCGGTTCCGGGGTCAAGCTGATGGCGACGATGCTCAACTACCTGGAGGCCACCGGCGGGCGCTACGGTCTGCAGACGATGTGTGAGGGCGGCGGCATGGCCAACGCGACGATCATCGAACGCCTGTAG
- a CDS encoding CaiB/BaiF CoA transferase family protein — MSGPLSGLRVVELAGIGPGPHAAMILADLGADVVRVQRPNLGDGPDDWLLRGRRLLRVDLRSPEGLAQTTELIARADVLIEGYRPGVAERLGLGPEQCLARNPRLVYARMTGWGQTGPLAHRAGHDINYISLTGALHAMGSNADERPAPPLNLVGDYGGGSMFLLVGILSALLERGRSGQGQVVDAAIVDGTSVLLQMMWAWRAMGDWHGYGDWSDERASNLLDGSRPFYDTYTCSDGGHVAVGPLEPQFYAELLKGLDLDAAQLPDQNDPAGWPVLREAFTTAFAARTRDEWAARFDGTDACVTPVLSLAEVSADPHMSARGAVVDVDGVPQAAPAPRFSRSPTPVPPRAVYSEPDAVLAEWASAPPAG, encoded by the coding sequence GTGTCCGGTCCGCTGAGCGGGCTGCGGGTCGTGGAGCTCGCGGGAATCGGCCCCGGGCCGCACGCCGCGATGATCCTCGCCGACCTCGGCGCGGACGTCGTCCGCGTGCAGCGGCCGAACCTGGGCGACGGCCCCGACGACTGGCTGCTGCGCGGCCGGCGCCTGCTGCGGGTGGACCTGCGCAGCCCCGAAGGCCTCGCGCAGACGACGGAGCTGATCGCCCGGGCCGACGTGCTGATCGAGGGCTACCGGCCCGGAGTGGCCGAGCGGCTCGGCCTCGGCCCGGAGCAGTGCCTGGCCCGCAACCCCCGGCTGGTCTACGCCCGGATGACCGGCTGGGGCCAGACCGGTCCGCTCGCGCACCGCGCCGGCCACGACATCAACTACATCTCGCTGACCGGTGCCCTGCACGCCATGGGCAGCAACGCCGACGAACGCCCGGCACCGCCGCTGAACCTGGTCGGCGACTACGGCGGCGGCTCGATGTTCCTGCTGGTGGGGATCCTCTCCGCGCTGCTGGAACGCGGGCGTTCGGGCCAGGGCCAGGTCGTCGACGCGGCGATCGTGGACGGAACCAGCGTCCTGCTGCAGATGATGTGGGCCTGGCGCGCCATGGGCGACTGGCACGGCTACGGCGACTGGTCCGACGAGCGGGCATCCAACCTGCTCGACGGCAGCCGGCCCTTCTACGACACCTACACCTGCTCCGACGGCGGCCACGTCGCCGTCGGGCCGCTGGAGCCGCAGTTCTACGCCGAGCTGCTCAAAGGCCTCGACCTGGACGCGGCGCAACTGCCGGACCAGAACGACCCGGCCGGGTGGCCGGTGCTGCGCGAGGCGTTCACCACCGCCTTCGCCGCCCGCACCCGCGACGAGTGGGCGGCGCGGTTCGACGGGACGGACGCCTGTGTCACGCCGGTCCTGAGCCTGGCCGAGGTGTCGGCGGATCCGCACATGTCCGCCCGCGGCGCCGTGGTCGACGTCGACGGGGTCCCCCAGGCCGCGCCCGCGCCCCGCTTCTCCCGCAGCCCCACGCCCGTACCCCCCCGCGCGGTCTACAGCGAGCCGGACGCCGTCCTGGCCGAATGGGCGAGCGCGCCGCCAGCCGGGTGA
- a CDS encoding sulfite exporter TauE/SafE family protein: protein MLVGAGILAGITSTVAGLASLVSYPALLAVGLEPRTANMTNTAALLFVALGAALGSRTELAGQGGRVARFGAATLTGGALGAVLLMTTPARAFELVVPWLIVGAAVLLVLSPRLRPGAGDTAAGPLGGPLGPRGPGLLAAVFAVSIYTGYFGAGAGVALLAIMAVMIPEPLARVNAVKNVVSGFSNAVAAVLFAVVGSVAWTAAAPLAAGLLAGGAIGPRIVRALPAELLRWIIAAAAVGLAVSLALDAYR from the coding sequence CTGCTCGTCGGCGCCGGGATCCTCGCGGGCATCACCAGCACGGTCGCGGGGTTGGCGTCCCTCGTCTCCTACCCGGCGTTGCTCGCCGTGGGCCTGGAGCCACGGACCGCGAACATGACGAACACCGCGGCCCTGCTGTTCGTGGCGCTCGGCGCCGCGCTCGGCTCGCGCACCGAGCTCGCCGGCCAGGGCGGGCGAGTCGCCCGCTTCGGCGCCGCCACCCTCACCGGCGGGGCCCTCGGCGCGGTGCTGCTGATGACCACCCCGGCCCGCGCCTTCGAGCTGGTCGTGCCCTGGCTGATCGTCGGTGCCGCGGTGCTCCTGGTGCTCTCGCCTCGCCTTCGGCCGGGGGCCGGTGACACCGCCGCCGGCCCCCTTGGTGGCCCCCTCGGCCCCCGCGGCCCCGGCCTGCTGGCCGCCGTGTTCGCCGTCTCGATCTACACCGGATATTTCGGCGCGGGCGCCGGCGTCGCCCTGCTGGCGATCATGGCTGTGATGATCCCGGAGCCACTGGCCCGCGTGAACGCGGTGAAGAACGTCGTGTCGGGCTTCTCCAACGCGGTCGCCGCGGTCCTGTTCGCCGTCGTGGGATCGGTCGCCTGGACGGCTGCCGCCCCGCTGGCCGCCGGGCTGCTCGCCGGCGGCGCCATCGGCCCCCGCATCGTCCGTGCGCTGCCCGCCGAGCTGCTGCGCTGGATCATCGCGGCCGCGGCGGTCGGCCTGGCCGTCTCCCTGGCTCTCGACGCCTACCGCTGA
- a CDS encoding DUF4232 domain-containing protein — protein sequence MGFHVLTSTGMAAATLTVVGFASSGFAGMAVAVAGAVPGGGISCDSGELRAEVTDIQHGAGQTHAALSVVNIGRRACELRGYPLVFQVDEAGDGLGPAADAQGPVGPSVPLAAGGRAQAGLTMTAAGLFPGCPDAPARPAGLRLVPPGGTGPLPVDGFAGLLPLDGAFAADGVAGPGSVAGPGSVAGPVAGPAAGLAVGPAAAGPGSVTGAGCAATVLTELRVTTFFSASGG from the coding sequence GTGGGATTCCACGTCCTGACTTCGACCGGGATGGCCGCCGCCACGCTCACGGTGGTGGGTTTCGCGTCGTCGGGTTTCGCCGGAATGGCCGTGGCCGTGGCCGGTGCCGTGCCGGGCGGCGGCATTTCCTGCGACTCGGGTGAGCTTCGCGCCGAAGTGACGGACATCCAGCATGGCGCGGGTCAGACGCACGCGGCGCTGAGCGTGGTCAACATCGGGCGGCGGGCCTGTGAGCTGCGCGGCTACCCGCTGGTTTTCCAGGTCGACGAGGCCGGCGACGGGCTCGGCCCGGCGGCCGATGCCCAGGGGCCGGTCGGGCCGTCGGTGCCGCTGGCGGCCGGCGGACGGGCGCAGGCCGGCCTCACCATGACCGCCGCCGGGTTGTTCCCGGGCTGCCCGGATGCACCGGCCAGGCCGGCTGGGCTGCGCCTCGTCCCTCCCGGCGGAACAGGTCCGCTGCCGGTGGACGGCTTTGCGGGGCTGCTCCCGTTGGACGGTGCGTTCGCCGCGGACGGTGTTGCCGGGCCTGGGTCGGTGGCCGGGCCTGGGTCGGTGGCCGGGCCTGTTGCCGGTCCTGCGGCTGGGCTGGCGGTTGGTCCTGCGGCCGCCGGGCCTGGTTCGGTGACCGGCGCGGGCTGTGCGGCCACGGTGTTGACCGAGCTGCGGGTGACGACGTTCTTCTCGGCGTCGGGCGGCTGA
- a CDS encoding hemolysin family protein: MTEALLLLLSIVLVVACGVFVAAEFAFVTVDRPSVERAADAGDRSAAGVLTGLRQLSTQLSGAQLGITITNLAIGFLAEPAIADLLEGPLTSLGASHGVARGVSVALALVLATAFTMLYGELVPKNLAIARPLGTARAVQRPQRVFTRAVRPLIHSLNSTANALLRRVNIEPQEELASARSPQELFSLLGRSAEHGTLPRETATLMQRSLTFGDRVAEDVMTPRMRMQSIDADAPVSEVINAVRRTGHARFPVIGDGSDDVVGLIHVKHAVSVPEELRATTTVREAMVPAVTVPSSMPLDPLLETLRSGGLQMAIVVDEFGGTDGLVTAEDLIEEIVGDVIDEHDRVSPRALRRRDGTWLLSGLLRPEEASEVTRLRIPADESYQTLGGLMSRTLGRIPRAGDTITLEGIRYEVERMDGRRVDRIRLGAGR, encoded by the coding sequence GTGACAGAGGCGCTCCTTCTGCTCCTGAGTATTGTGCTGGTGGTGGCCTGCGGCGTCTTCGTCGCCGCGGAGTTCGCGTTCGTCACCGTTGACCGACCTTCCGTCGAGCGTGCCGCCGACGCGGGCGACCGGTCCGCGGCCGGGGTGCTGACCGGGCTGCGGCAGCTGTCCACCCAGCTCTCCGGGGCACAGCTCGGTATCACCATCACGAACCTGGCCATCGGCTTTCTCGCCGAGCCGGCCATCGCGGATCTGCTCGAGGGCCCGCTCACCAGCCTCGGGGCTTCCCACGGTGTCGCGCGTGGCGTCTCCGTGGCTCTCGCCCTCGTCCTCGCGACCGCGTTCACCATGCTCTACGGGGAGCTCGTGCCCAAGAACCTGGCGATCGCCAGGCCGCTGGGCACGGCGCGGGCCGTGCAGCGCCCGCAGCGGGTCTTCACCCGGGCTGTCCGTCCCCTGATCCATTCGCTGAACAGCACCGCGAACGCGCTGCTGCGACGGGTCAACATCGAGCCCCAGGAGGAGCTCGCCTCGGCCCGATCGCCGCAGGAGCTGTTCTCCCTGCTCGGGCGCTCGGCCGAGCACGGCACCCTGCCTCGGGAGACCGCGACGCTCATGCAGCGCTCGCTGACCTTCGGTGACCGCGTGGCCGAGGACGTCATGACACCCCGCATGCGCATGCAGTCGATCGACGCGGACGCACCGGTCAGCGAGGTGATCAACGCGGTCCGGCGGACCGGCCACGCCCGGTTCCCGGTCATCGGGGACGGCAGTGACGACGTCGTCGGGCTGATCCACGTCAAGCACGCGGTGAGCGTGCCCGAGGAGCTGCGCGCCACGACGACGGTGCGGGAGGCGATGGTCCCCGCCGTGACGGTGCCGTCCTCGATGCCGCTCGACCCGCTGCTGGAGACGCTGCGGTCGGGCGGTCTGCAGATGGCCATCGTCGTCGACGAGTTCGGCGGCACGGATGGTCTGGTGACCGCGGAGGACCTCATCGAGGAGATCGTCGGCGACGTCATCGACGAGCATGACCGGGTCAGCCCCCGGGCCCTGCGCCGCCGGGACGGCACCTGGCTGCTCTCCGGCCTGCTGCGGCCCGAGGAGGCCAGCGAGGTCACCCGCCTGCGGATCCCGGCCGACGAGTCGTACCAGACCCTGGGTGGCCTGATGTCACGCACGCTGGGGCGGATCCCCCGCGCCGGCGACACGATCACGCTCGAGGGCATCCGGTACGAGGTGGAACGGATGGACGGTCGGCGGGTCGACCGGATCCGGCTCGGGGCCGGCCGATGA
- a CDS encoding hemolysin family protein, with the protein MNDIIALAVTVVLLAGNAFFVGAEFALISARRDTIEPRAAAGSRAAKVTLHAMEHVSLMLAGAQLGITVCTLGLGALSEPAIAHLLEAPFEAVGLPTSMRHPVAFAIALTLVTYLHVVIGEMVPKNLALALPDRAVLLLTPPLVAVVRAVKPVISALNLVANLTLRALRVEPKDEVTNVYTRDEVAGLIEESHREGLLAEDEHDLLTGALSFDERTARSVLLRPEALVTVAPTVTPREVEQLAADTGFTRFPVRGEDDDLVGYLHLKDVLENREDRRSAPVAPKWIRPLVRVGADESLRTVLATMQRSGSHLARLSDETGRILGLVALEDILEELVGEIRDEAARQPA; encoded by the coding sequence ATGAACGACATCATCGCGCTGGCGGTGACGGTTGTGCTTCTGGCCGGCAACGCCTTCTTCGTCGGCGCCGAGTTCGCGCTCATCTCCGCTCGGCGGGACACCATCGAGCCGCGGGCCGCGGCCGGCTCGCGCGCCGCCAAGGTGACGCTTCACGCCATGGAGCATGTGTCACTGATGCTCGCGGGCGCCCAGCTCGGTATCACGGTGTGCACGCTCGGCCTCGGCGCGCTGAGCGAGCCCGCCATCGCGCACCTGCTGGAGGCGCCGTTCGAGGCGGTCGGGCTGCCGACCTCGATGCGGCATCCGGTGGCGTTCGCGATCGCGCTCACCCTGGTGACCTACCTGCATGTGGTCATCGGCGAGATGGTTCCCAAGAACCTCGCGCTGGCCCTGCCGGACCGGGCGGTCCTGCTGCTCACCCCGCCCCTGGTCGCCGTCGTGCGGGCGGTGAAGCCGGTGATCTCGGCTCTCAACCTGGTCGCGAACCTCACCCTGCGGGCGCTGCGGGTGGAGCCGAAGGACGAGGTCACCAACGTCTACACCCGCGACGAGGTGGCCGGGCTCATCGAGGAGTCGCACCGCGAGGGCCTGCTGGCCGAGGACGAGCACGACCTGCTCACCGGCGCGCTGTCCTTCGACGAGCGCACCGCCCGCAGTGTGCTGCTCCGGCCGGAGGCGCTGGTCACCGTCGCACCCACGGTCACGCCGCGGGAGGTCGAGCAGCTCGCCGCCGACACGGGCTTCACCCGTTTCCCGGTCCGTGGCGAGGACGACGACCTCGTCGGCTACCTGCACCTCAAGGACGTCCTGGAGAACCGTGAGGACCGCAGGTCCGCGCCGGTCGCGCCGAAGTGGATCCGGCCGCTGGTGCGGGTCGGCGCGGACGAGAGCCTGCGCACGGTCCTGGCGACCATGCAGCGCTCCGGGTCGCATCTGGCCCGGCTCTCCGACGAGACCGGCCGCATCCTCGGGCTGGTGGCGTTGGAGGACATCCTGGAGGAGCTCGTCGGCGAGATCCGCGACGAGGCGGCCCGTCAGCCCGCCTGA